CACCCTATCAAAGGTAGCCGTAGGAAGACCACCCCCCGTCGACGGTCAGGATCTCGCCGGTGATGAACGACGCGGCGGATGAGGCCAAAAAGACCGCTACTTCACCTATTTCCTCAGGGGTACCGATCCGCCCCATGGGGGTCCGCCGCGCGAGCTTTTCCGCGTCGAGGATGCCCTTGGCGCTGAGCATCGTGATGAACTCCGTCTGGACATAGCCCGGGGCGATCGCATTGACCCGCACCCCCCGAGCCGCCCATTCGATGGCCATGACCTTGGTCATCATGTTGAGCCCGGCCTTGGAGACGCAGTACGCGAGGCGCTGCGGGAAGGGCACGGTGCCGTTCATGCTGCTCACGTGGATGACGTTGCCGCTGCCCGCCGCCAGCATTCCCTGGACGACCTCCTGCGTCAGGACGAAGCAGCCGTTGAGGTTGAGGTCGAGCGTGTAGCGGTAGTCGGACTCGGCCAGGCTCTCCGAGGGCGCGACGCGCGGCTGACCCGCGTTGTTGACGAGGATGTCCACCGTGCCGCCGAAGGCCGCGAGCGATTCCTTCGCGAGCCTTCTCACTTCGTCGGAGCGCGACAGGTCGGCCGCCACCGCGACCGCGGATGATCCCAGCTCGCGCGCCACGCGGGCGCAGTCCTCGGCGCTCCGCGAGTTGATAATCACGCGGGCGCCCTCGCGAACGAACGCGCGCGCGATGCCGAGCCCGATGCCCTTGGTCGAGCCCGTGACGATGGCGGTCTTGCCGAAGAGCCTGCCGTCCGTCACCGCTTGACGCCCTTGAGGAAGCCCAGGACGGCGCGGTTGAAGGCCTCCCAGTATTCGATCGTGAAGCCGTGGCCGCCGGGGATGAGCTTGAGCTGGGACTTGGGGATCAGGGAGGCCAGCGCGCGGGAAAAGGCCGGCACCGTCAGGTTGTCGTCGCGCCCGACGAGGACGAGAGTGGGCACGCGGAGCTTCTTGATCTTCCGGAGGCGCGTCCCGTTCCAGTCGAGGATTCCCTGCCCCTGGCGCTCGATCGCCTCGGGCTTGGTCGGGAACGGGTAGGAGAGCACGCCCTTCACCGTCTCGTCCACCCGGCCACGGTCGGCGAGGAACCCCGGCGTATAGAGCCAGGGCATGACCAGGTGACGGAAGCGCGCGTCTGGGTCGACCCGCCCCCAGAGCGCCATCCAGGCGCGGATGGTGTGGAGAAAGCGCCCGTCGCCCTGCGC
The nucleotide sequence above comes from Candidatus Rokuibacteriota bacterium. Encoded proteins:
- a CDS encoding alpha/beta hydrolase codes for the protein MPYATLNGIRFHYDTHGEGDPVLLINGLSAPSANWLFQVKGFSPHYRVITFDNRGVGETDMPDAASYPTSQMADDAAAVLEHLDIKRAHVVGHSMGGTIAQELAIRHPKRVRSLSLCGTWAQGDGRFLHTIRAWMALWGRVDPDARFRHLVMPWLYTPGFLADRGRVDETVKGVLSYPFPTKPEAIERQGQGILDWNGTRLRKIKKLRVPTLVLVGRDDNLTVPAFSRALASLIPKSQLKLIPGGHGFTIEYWEAFNRAVLGFLKGVKR
- a CDS encoding SDR family oxidoreductase, whose protein sequence is MTDGRLFGKTAIVTGSTKGIGLGIARAFVREGARVIINSRSAEDCARVARELGSSAVAVAADLSRSDEVRRLAKESLAAFGGTVDILVNNAGQPRVAPSESLAESDYRYTLDLNLNGCFVLTQEVVQGMLAAGSGNVIHVSSMNGTVPFPQRLAYCVSKAGLNMMTKVMAIEWAARGVRVNAIAPGYVQTEFITMLSAKGILDAEKLARRTPMGRIGTPEEIGEVAVFLASSAASFITGEILTVDGGWSSYGYL